A region from the Paenibacillus humicola genome encodes:
- a CDS encoding DEAD/DEAH box helicase gives MKTFAEFGLEPKVLQAITELGFEESTPIQSKSIPIALTGSDLIGQAQTGTGKTAAFGIPLINKIPVTEDRIIALIMTPTRELAIQVSEEIGKLSRYKGIRSLPIYGGQEIGRQIRALKKRPQIIIGTPGRLLDHINRKTIKLDDVQTVVLDEADEMLDMGFMEDITSILSLVPDERQTMLFSATMPPNIQRLAQQFLKNPEHVSVIPKQVSAPLIDQAYIEVHERQKFEALSRLLDMESPELAIIFGRTKRRVDELSEALQKRGYSADGLHGDLSQNQRDAVMRKFRDGSIDVLVATDVAARGLDVSGVTHVINFDLPQDPESYVHRIGRTGRAGKEGTAWSFVTPREIDHLHFIEKVTRHRIPKKPLPSIAEAIEGKQRLTAERILEYVQDETINEYKGIAIQLLEQYDSVNLLASAIKLMTGEKKDVSIELTPEDPIRAKKRKPDIRSSGRRFSGGPFGGGSRSGGGGYRGRGDSRDGRGDRGGYNRGSGSGGGGGYSRDRDRDYNGKGRSGEPRRSRSSDDFINQ, from the coding sequence TTGAAAACATTTGCTGAATTCGGCTTGGAGCCCAAAGTGCTGCAGGCCATCACGGAGCTCGGGTTCGAAGAATCGACCCCGATCCAATCGAAGTCCATTCCAATTGCGCTTACCGGAAGCGATCTGATCGGTCAAGCCCAGACGGGAACGGGCAAAACAGCGGCTTTCGGGATCCCGCTCATCAACAAAATCCCGGTTACCGAGGACCGTATCATCGCCTTGATCATGACGCCGACCCGGGAGCTTGCAATACAGGTTTCCGAAGAAATCGGCAAGCTGAGCCGTTATAAAGGCATTCGTTCGCTGCCGATTTACGGCGGACAGGAAATCGGCCGGCAGATTCGCGCGCTGAAGAAGCGGCCGCAAATTATCATCGGCACGCCGGGGCGTCTGCTCGACCATATCAACCGCAAGACGATCAAGCTCGACGACGTGCAGACGGTCGTGCTCGACGAAGCGGACGAAATGCTGGATATGGGCTTTATGGAGGATATTACGAGCATCCTGTCGCTCGTACCGGATGAGCGACAAACGATGCTGTTCTCGGCCACGATGCCGCCGAACATCCAGAGGCTGGCGCAGCAGTTCCTGAAAAATCCGGAGCACGTCTCAGTCATTCCGAAGCAGGTCAGCGCCCCGCTGATCGATCAGGCGTATATCGAGGTGCACGAACGCCAGAAATTCGAAGCGCTCAGCCGCCTGCTCGACATGGAATCGCCGGAGCTGGCCATCATTTTCGGCCGCACGAAACGCCGTGTCGACGAGCTGAGCGAGGCGCTGCAGAAGCGCGGCTATTCCGCCGACGGCCTGCACGGCGACCTGTCGCAAAACCAGCGCGACGCGGTCATGCGCAAATTCCGCGACGGCAGCATCGACGTGCTGGTTGCGACGGACGTCGCCGCGCGCGGGCTTGACGTATCGGGCGTCACGCACGTGATCAACTTCGACCTGCCGCAGGATCCGGAGAGCTATGTTCACCGGATCGGACGGACAGGCCGTGCAGGCAAGGAAGGAACGGCCTGGTCGTTCGTTACCCCGCGTGAAATCGACCACCTTCATTTTATCGAGAAAGTGACGCGCCATCGTATTCCGAAGAAGCCGCTGCCGAGCATCGCCGAGGCGATCGAAGGGAAGCAGCGTCTTACGGCCGAGCGCATTCTCGAATATGTGCAGGACGAAACCATCAACGAATACAAGGGGATCGCGATCCAGCTGCTGGAGCAGTACGATTCGGTCAATCTTCTGGCATCGGCGATCAAGCTGATGACGGGCGAGAAGAAAGACGTCAGTATCGAGCTGACGCCGGAGGATCCGATCCGCGCCAAAAAACGCAAGCCGGATATCCGTTCCAGCGGGCGCCGCTTCTCCGGCGGACCGTTCGGAGGCGGCAGCCGCAGCGGCGGCGGCGGTTACCGCGGCCGCGGCGACAGCCGTGACGGCCGGGGCGACCGCGGCGGATACAACCGCGGAAGCGGAAGCGGAGGCGGAGGCGGGTATAGCCGCGACCGCGATCGCGACTATAACGGCAAGGGCCGCAGCGGCGAGCCGCGCCGTTCCCGTTCGTCCGACGATTTCATCAACCAGTAA
- the tpx gene encoding thiol peroxidase, whose translation MAQERTGAATLKGNPLTLIGPELKKGDQAPDFQLNKSLVDVVSLKDFAGKVKLVSVVPSIDTGVCDAQTRRFNEEAGKLGDNVVVLTVSVDLPFAQARWCGAAGVDKVVMLSDYRNNDFGQAYGVLIKDLALDFRAIFVIDEKDTIQYVEYLGEMTEHPNYEAALNAVKALV comes from the coding sequence ATGGCACAAGAACGTACCGGCGCAGCGACATTGAAAGGCAACCCGCTTACCCTGATCGGACCGGAATTGAAAAAAGGCGACCAGGCGCCCGATTTCCAGCTGAACAAATCGCTGGTTGATGTCGTCTCGCTGAAGGATTTCGCCGGCAAAGTAAAGCTCGTCAGCGTCGTTCCTTCGATCGATACGGGCGTATGCGACGCGCAAACCCGCCGCTTTAACGAAGAAGCCGGCAAGCTCGGCGATAACGTCGTCGTCCTGACGGTCAGCGTCGACCTTCCGTTCGCGCAGGCCCGCTGGTGCGGCGCCGCCGGCGTCGACAAGGTCGTCATGCTGTCCGACTACCGCAACAACGATTTCGGACAAGCTTATGGCGTTCTGATCAAGGATCTTGCGCTCGACTTCCGCGCCATCTTCGTCATCGACGAGAAGGATACGATCCAATACGTCGAATATTTGGGCGAAATGACCGAGCATCCGAATTACGAAGCTGCGCTCAACGCGGTGAAAGCGCTCGTCTAA
- a CDS encoding LysR family transcriptional regulator: MELRQLYYFVKVAKKEHVTQAAEELHVAQSAVSRQIHQLEEELGAKLFIQKGRNLQLTPVGQLFLKRAEVILADLERAVADVHEFLNPEKGEIRLAFPHSLGISLIPEVVSAFRKKYPNVRFRFKQGMYPSLIRDVVKGEVDLAFVSPCPEHHEYVKGEIVLTEELFAILPANHPLAGEDAIDLVQLKDETFVLFSPGYSLRPIVTDACREAGFDPIIGFEGEETDTIRGLVAAGMGVSLLPEMALYPTGHMQPAKVRVRSPRVTRTVGLIYRSNEKLPLVARVFHHFLLHFFGCGEYK; encoded by the coding sequence ATGGAGCTGCGGCAGTTGTATTATTTTGTGAAGGTGGCTAAAAAAGAGCACGTGACCCAGGCGGCGGAGGAGCTGCATGTCGCGCAATCGGCGGTCAGCCGGCAAATTCACCAGCTCGAGGAGGAGCTTGGGGCGAAGCTGTTCATCCAGAAAGGGCGAAATTTGCAGCTGACGCCGGTCGGGCAGCTGTTTCTGAAGCGGGCGGAGGTGATTTTAGCCGATTTGGAGCGGGCCGTTGCGGATGTGCACGAGTTTCTCAATCCGGAGAAAGGCGAAATCCGGCTCGCCTTTCCGCACAGTCTCGGCATTTCGCTCATCCCGGAGGTCGTCTCGGCTTTTCGCAAGAAATATCCGAACGTGAGATTCCGGTTCAAGCAGGGCATGTATCCGTCGCTCATCCGCGACGTGGTGAAGGGCGAGGTCGATTTGGCCTTCGTATCGCCTTGTCCGGAGCATCACGAGTACGTCAAGGGCGAAATCGTGCTGACCGAGGAGCTGTTCGCGATTTTGCCGGCCAATCATCCGCTTGCCGGGGAGGATGCGATCGACCTTGTACAGCTGAAGGACGAAACGTTCGTCCTGTTCAGTCCCGGCTATTCGCTCCGGCCGATCGTGACCGACGCGTGCCGGGAAGCGGGCTTCGACCCGATCATCGGCTTCGAGGGGGAGGAAACCGATACGATCCGCGGCCTGGTCGCCGCCGGCATGGGCGTCAGCCTGCTGCCGGAAATGGCGCTTTACCCGACCGGTCATATGCAGCCGGCGAAGGTCAGGGTCAGGTCGCCGCGCGTGACGCGAACGGTCGGCCTTATCTACCGCTCCAACGAAAAGCTGCCGCTGGTCGCGAGAGTGTTCCACCACTTCCTGCTCCACTTTTTTGGCTGCGGGGAATATAAATAA
- a CDS encoding VOC family protein, whose protein sequence is MKTGHVGLNVTQLQRSIDFYRGALGLEVIFQSSGEADRRFAYLGHDGQITLTLWEQSEGAFGPSRPGLHHLAFEAESIEDVKEAERRLRGLGIRLIYDGVVPHAEDRDSGGLFFLDPDGIRLEIYSAHGAADHADASTDGPACGFF, encoded by the coding sequence TTGAAAACAGGCCATGTCGGATTAAACGTCACACAGCTGCAGCGTTCGATCGACTTTTACCGCGGTGCGCTCGGTCTTGAGGTTATTTTTCAATCTTCCGGGGAAGCGGACCGGAGGTTCGCGTATCTCGGCCATGACGGCCAAATTACGCTGACGCTTTGGGAGCAGAGCGAAGGAGCGTTCGGCCCTAGCCGCCCGGGCCTTCACCATCTCGCGTTTGAAGCCGAATCCATTGAGGATGTGAAGGAAGCCGAACGCCGGCTGCGCGGGCTCGGCATTCGGCTCATTTATGACGGTGTTGTTCCCCATGCGGAGGACCGGGACTCCGGAGGCCTGTTCTTCCTCGATCCGGACGGGATCCGGCTCGAAATTTACAGTGCGCACGGCGCGGCGGACCATGCCGATGCGTCGACGGATGGACCCGCCTGCGGATTTTTCTGA
- a CDS encoding carboxymuconolactone decarboxylase family protein, with protein sequence MKLRIDHMKANPEAYKTMLHLERFIKESGLDPILYELIKIRASQLNGCSFCLDMHTRDLRKMGETEQRIYLLSVWRETNLYSGEERAALELTEALTELPKNGLPDDVYERVRAVFDETQFVTLIMAINAINCWNRLGVATGMFPGYR encoded by the coding sequence ATGAAATTACGGATCGATCACATGAAAGCAAACCCCGAGGCGTACAAAACGATGCTGCACCTGGAGCGGTTCATCAAAGAATCGGGTCTCGACCCGATTCTTTACGAGCTGATCAAAATCAGAGCTTCGCAGCTGAACGGCTGTTCGTTCTGTCTCGATATGCACACGAGGGATTTGCGGAAAATGGGCGAAACGGAGCAGCGCATTTACCTGCTGTCCGTCTGGCGCGAAACGAATCTGTACTCAGGCGAGGAGCGGGCCGCGCTGGAGCTGACGGAAGCGCTGACGGAGCTGCCGAAGAACGGGCTGCCGGACGACGTCTACGAGCGGGTAAGAGCCGTCTTCGACGAGACGCAGTTCGTCACCCTGATCATGGCGATTAACGCCATCAACTGCTGGAACCGGCTTGGCGTCGCCACCGGCATGTTTCCCGGGTACCGGTAA
- a CDS encoding DUF1499 domain-containing protein, which produces MSLKRTLIGLLRSHEATGDRAKDPLLKSHFYKLSKDRAWEEVVSTLKKMQGYRLLHEVESVGEIVLEKRTMTGRTMDITVSVISVNPVTSAVDIYSASRGSLGDLGSNYRVILDLYRTLDKRLAAYKTTGP; this is translated from the coding sequence TTGTCGTTGAAGCGAACCCTGATCGGGTTGCTGCGCAGTCACGAAGCGACTGGCGATCGTGCGAAAGATCCGCTGCTCAAATCCCATTTTTACAAGCTTTCCAAGGATAGGGCATGGGAAGAGGTCGTCTCCACATTGAAGAAAATGCAGGGCTACAGGCTGCTGCACGAGGTCGAATCGGTTGGAGAGATCGTTCTGGAGAAAAGGACGATGACCGGCCGCACGATGGATATCACCGTTTCCGTCATCAGCGTCAACCCGGTTACGTCGGCGGTCGATATTTATTCGGCATCACGCGGATCGCTGGGCGATCTCGGCTCCAACTACAGAGTCATTCTTGACCTTTACCGGACGCTCGATAAAAGGCTGGCCGCGTACAAAACGACCGGCCCCTGA
- the ytvI gene encoding sporulation integral membrane protein YtvI, whose amino-acid sequence MLAFYRKYWRTAFDIALIVLTVYLIMLAFSWLYRIATPIFFSFVIFMCIEPLAKWLNRLGMKKSIASAVSVLVFTLVIVGALLGAAYVMTAQITALAAKLPYYQQLFTEQFQKNSALLDTKIKALPPGVLDKLNEAIAYVTDWGQRFAASFLKSLGGYLMSFSTFVLNFVVGMILAYFLSLEIADWKKTAREKTPRTFKTAFRFLKENVFSGIAGYLKAQGKLISITFVVIFAALLALRVDNAFSISLLSAIFDVLPLLGVGTVFIPWIIYLFIVGQTSLAIWLSVLFLVVVMTRQFLEPKITGDTLGVSAFTMLAFMIVSLSIFGVAGVILSPILMILIKALYDQRYFHRWIHAPAGEFDAVPEAADPDGREHGNTD is encoded by the coding sequence ATGCTTGCCTTCTACCGGAAATATTGGCGCACCGCGTTCGATATTGCGCTGATCGTGCTGACCGTTTATTTGATTATGCTGGCATTTAGCTGGTTGTACCGGATTGCGACGCCGATTTTCTTTTCGTTTGTCATCTTTATGTGCATCGAACCGCTCGCCAAATGGCTGAACCGGCTCGGCATGAAGAAATCGATCGCCTCGGCCGTCTCCGTTCTGGTCTTTACGCTTGTGATCGTCGGCGCCCTGCTCGGGGCCGCCTATGTCATGACCGCGCAAATCACCGCTCTCGCTGCGAAGCTTCCTTATTATCAGCAGCTGTTTACCGAACAATTCCAGAAAAATTCGGCGCTGCTTGATACAAAAATTAAAGCGCTGCCTCCCGGCGTGCTGGACAAGCTGAACGAAGCCATCGCCTACGTCACCGATTGGGGCCAGCGGTTCGCCGCTTCGTTCCTGAAGTCGCTCGGCGGTTATTTGATGTCGTTTTCGACGTTTGTCCTGAATTTTGTGGTCGGCATGATTTTGGCTTATTTTCTAAGCCTGGAAATCGCCGACTGGAAGAAAACCGCCCGCGAGAAAACGCCGCGAACGTTCAAGACGGCGTTCCGGTTTCTGAAGGAGAACGTATTTTCCGGCATTGCGGGCTATCTGAAGGCGCAGGGCAAGCTGATTTCCATCACGTTCGTCGTCATCTTCGCCGCTCTGCTGGCGCTTCGCGTCGACAACGCCTTCTCGATCTCGCTGCTGTCGGCCATCTTCGACGTGCTGCCGCTGCTCGGTGTGGGAACCGTGTTCATTCCCTGGATCATTTATCTGTTTATCGTCGGACAAACATCGCTGGCGATTTGGCTGAGCGTGCTGTTTCTCGTCGTCGTCATGACGCGGCAGTTTCTGGAGCCGAAAATAACGGGCGATACGCTCGGCGTCTCCGCCTTCACGATGCTGGCGTTCATGATCGTATCGCTGTCGATCTTCGGCGTCGCCGGCGTCATTCTCTCCCCAATCCTGATGATTCTGATCAAAGCGCTGTATGATCAGCGTTACTTCCACCGGTGGATTCACGCGCCTGCGGGCGAGTTCGATGCCGTTCCGGAAGCGGCGGATCCGGACGGCCGGGAACACGGGAACACGGACTGA
- a CDS encoding rhomboid family intramembrane serine protease, whose product MIFLRYESFRSYLRFYPVTSALLALNILVYILDLLSGHVLLTKGMFISYRGYNHYGFDEPWRYVTSLFLHLNLEHILFNMFSILVFAPPLERMLGHGRYAVFYLLSGVIGNLFSALALSETQGAGASGAIYGIFGAYLYLALMKKTLDEASRKTVYAILGFGIIYSFVVPRIGIWAHIGGLFGGFALAYIYDWYLLARRGR is encoded by the coding sequence ATGATTTTTTTGCGGTACGAAAGCTTTCGGAGTTATTTGCGGTTCTACCCGGTGACATCGGCGCTGCTCGCGCTCAACATTCTCGTCTATATACTCGACTTACTGAGCGGACATGTTCTGCTGACCAAGGGGATGTTTATCAGTTACCGCGGATACAATCATTACGGATTTGATGAGCCCTGGCGCTATGTGACCTCGCTCTTTCTCCATCTTAATTTGGAGCACATCTTGTTCAATATGTTTTCCATTCTTGTGTTTGCGCCGCCGCTGGAACGGATGCTCGGCCATGGCCGCTATGCGGTGTTCTACCTGCTGAGCGGCGTGATCGGCAATCTATTTTCGGCGCTGGCGCTTTCCGAAACACAAGGAGCAGGGGCATCCGGCGCGATTTACGGCATTTTCGGCGCTTACCTGTATTTGGCGCTCATGAAGAAAACGCTTGACGAGGCGTCCCGAAAAACGGTATATGCCATACTGGGGTTTGGCATCATCTATTCGTTTGTTGTCCCCAGAATCGGCATTTGGGCGCACATCGGCGGCTTATTCGGCGGTTTTGCGCTGGCTTACATCTATGATTGGTATTTACTTGCAAGGCGCGGCCGGTAA
- a CDS encoding CGNR zinc finger domain-containing protein, with product MESSFIWLGNHAALDFMNTKLIRKGRLCDLLRSFEDVEAWLKEAGFLHRIEGLDELNDSEKDAVHGETLEVRSLLERALPHLTEGERIEPAWTEEINRLLRTRPGFIYLQPDGKSVRAEMHYPARNIAGLFLELATGLLTAPDPGKIKKCSNTKCILHFYDNSRNGSRRWCDVSQCGNRVKVNLHYHRKKAAKRD from the coding sequence ATGGAATCATCGTTTATTTGGCTCGGCAACCACGCCGCGCTGGATTTTATGAATACGAAGCTGATCCGGAAAGGGCGGCTGTGTGACCTGCTCCGTTCCTTCGAGGACGTCGAAGCGTGGCTGAAGGAAGCCGGTTTTCTTCATCGGATCGAGGGGCTGGATGAACTGAACGACAGCGAGAAAGACGCCGTTCACGGCGAGACGCTGGAGGTGCGCAGCCTGCTTGAACGGGCGCTGCCGCATCTGACGGAAGGGGAGCGTATCGAGCCGGCATGGACCGAAGAAATAAACCGCCTGCTCCGCACCCGCCCAGGGTTCATTTATTTGCAGCCGGACGGCAAGTCCGTAAGAGCGGAGATGCATTACCCGGCCAGAAACATCGCAGGTTTATTTTTGGAGCTGGCCACCGGTTTGCTGACGGCACCCGATCCCGGCAAAATAAAAAAATGCAGCAATACGAAATGTATTCTGCATTTTTATGATAACAGCCGCAACGGCTCCCGCCGCTGGTGCGATGTCTCTCAGTGCGGGAACCGGGTCAAGGTGAACCTGCATTATCACCGGAAGAAAGCGGCGAAACGCGACTAA
- a CDS encoding peptidoglycan D,D-transpeptidase FtsI family protein: MDKHYGRRQGRKRRIFGIAVGMSAVLAFFVLRIAWLQLMPASPASAQSGGMKREAVAQRERALVLDTGRGDFVDRSGLALTGDTYEALAVFPLQAGARGSEAELAKLAAALGMKREPLEKWMSGLTEPVFWRKSGEQEPHRLSTRELRQVDRLHIAGVRVLPYRSRYPSAFEPKHAIGYISQHPELLQAKFAEELSARKMKLTDRIGGAGLERSLDRLLRGTGATSVSYFTDGADKPLAGLDMRLVSPDNPYYPLKVVTTLDLPLQNAIERYVDASGLKQGAVVVLDARTGDIAAMVSRPRLDVFALGRPGTDLANRAVRAATPGSIFKLVTEAAALEAGRTAENEIFECRGEYGRYGLSCWKEGGHGRITLQDALAVSCNVAFATIAERLSAEQFAVTADKLGIGRKIGWSDPEPFAPLGAPLRLLPEEEAGTVFARMPDRRDGGQLAQTGIGQRDAALSPLQAANLIVTLLHNGRVTEPRLVSEIRYANGQRLAALPRQASPSRYGAIRPSTARALLRGMEAVVARGTGRSIRQGAWAVAGKSGTAETVRAGAARNNQWFAGYGPVQAPRYAVAVLAENRPPGSANKATALFRGVMDLAAAREADGAAQHPAAAR, from the coding sequence ATGGACAAGCATTACGGGCGAAGACAGGGAAGAAAACGGCGCATCTTCGGCATCGCGGTCGGTATGAGCGCGGTGCTGGCTTTTTTCGTGCTGCGCATCGCCTGGCTTCAGCTGATGCCGGCGTCTCCGGCGTCGGCCCAGAGCGGCGGGATGAAGCGCGAGGCCGTTGCCCAGCGCGAGCGGGCGCTTGTGCTCGATACGGGGCGCGGCGATTTTGTCGACCGCAGCGGACTGGCGCTGACGGGCGATACGTATGAGGCGCTCGCCGTCTTCCCGCTGCAGGCCGGCGCGCGCGGCAGCGAGGCAGAGCTGGCGAAGCTCGCCGCGGCGCTCGGCATGAAGCGCGAGCCGCTCGAGAAGTGGATGAGCGGGTTGACGGAGCCGGTTTTCTGGCGGAAAAGCGGGGAACAGGAGCCGCACCGGCTGAGCACCCGGGAGCTGCGGCAGGTCGATCGGCTGCATATCGCCGGCGTCCGGGTGCTGCCTTACCGGAGCCGGTATCCGTCGGCATTTGAGCCGAAGCATGCCATCGGCTACATCAGCCAGCATCCCGAGCTGCTGCAGGCGAAGTTCGCCGAGGAGCTCTCGGCGCGCAAAATGAAGCTGACCGACCGGATCGGCGGCGCAGGCCTGGAGCGATCGCTGGACCGGCTGCTGCGCGGCACCGGCGCGACATCGGTGTCCTATTTCACGGACGGGGCGGACAAGCCGCTTGCCGGCCTCGATATGCGGCTCGTCTCGCCGGACAATCCGTATTATCCGCTGAAGGTGGTGACGACGCTCGATTTGCCGCTGCAAAATGCGATCGAACGGTACGTCGACGCCAGCGGATTGAAGCAGGGAGCGGTCGTCGTGCTCGACGCGCGGACCGGCGATATCGCGGCGATGGTCTCGCGGCCGCGCCTCGACGTGTTCGCGCTTGGCCGTCCGGGGACCGATCTTGCCAACCGCGCGGTGAGAGCCGCGACGCCGGGGTCGATCTTCAAGCTGGTGACGGAAGCGGCCGCGCTGGAAGCGGGCAGGACGGCCGAGAACGAGATTTTCGAATGCCGCGGCGAATACGGCCGCTACGGGCTCAGCTGCTGGAAGGAGGGCGGGCACGGCCGGATTACGCTGCAGGACGCGTTGGCCGTGTCGTGCAACGTCGCGTTTGCGACGATCGCGGAGCGGCTCAGTGCGGAGCAGTTTGCCGTGACGGCGGACAAGCTCGGCATCGGGCGGAAAATCGGCTGGAGCGACCCGGAGCCGTTTGCGCCGCTCGGCGCACCTTTGCGTCTGCTGCCGGAGGAGGAGGCGGGCACGGTATTCGCCCGGATGCCGGACAGACGGGACGGCGGCCAGCTGGCGCAAACCGGCATCGGACAGCGCGACGCTGCGTTGTCGCCTCTGCAGGCGGCGAATTTGATCGTGACGCTGCTGCATAACGGGCGCGTGACGGAGCCGCGGCTCGTCAGCGAAATCCGCTACGCGAACGGCCAGCGGCTCGCCGCGCTGCCGCGGCAGGCGTCGCCGTCGCGGTACGGCGCGATCCGGCCGTCGACGGCGCGCGCTCTGCTGCGCGGCATGGAAGCGGTCGTCGCCCGGGGAACAGGGCGGTCGATCCGCCAGGGGGCATGGGCGGTCGCCGGCAAATCCGGCACCGCCGAAACCGTCAGGGCCGGAGCCGCCCGCAACAACCAGTGGTTTGCGGGTTACGGCCCTGTGCAGGCGCCGCGCTACGCCGTCGCCGTGCTGGCGGAGAACCGCCCGCCCGGCTCGGCGAACAAGGCGACGGCGCTGTTCCGCGGCGTCATGGACCTTGCCGCCGCGCGCGAAGCGGACGGGGCGGCGCAGCACCCCGCCGCCGCCCGTTGA
- a CDS encoding YesL family protein, with product MEMRGLMGGLYKISEWIMRLSVTNVLWILCSIPYILLIFPVLFAKTADEILSSFILSSIVAPFTLFPATAAMFAVARKWVMGEVDAPLLRTFFRNYKDSYVQSMVGGILYVIVFAVLIVDFQVYLKQLHSLQIFSYLFIAIMALLAVSLFNFFSMVVHYHMKTFQLLKNAVLITIGRPIRSVSTAVMCGIVVYISFSSAKLMFLVPFFTGSIVAVIAFWNFYGIYTKLQQQMEKAAQEEETDAADQALLEGEVVGASKEGQRSGTNK from the coding sequence ATGGAAATGCGAGGGTTAATGGGCGGGCTGTATAAAATATCCGAATGGATTATGCGGCTGTCGGTCACGAACGTTCTATGGATTTTATGCTCGATTCCTTATATTTTGTTAATATTTCCGGTCCTGTTCGCCAAAACGGCCGATGAAATATTAAGCAGCTTCATCCTTTCCAGCATCGTCGCCCCGTTTACGCTGTTTCCTGCGACGGCGGCCATGTTTGCGGTCGCGCGCAAATGGGTCATGGGCGAGGTCGATGCCCCGCTGCTGCGCACGTTTTTCCGGAATTACAAGGACAGCTACGTGCAGAGCATGGTCGGCGGCATTCTGTACGTCATCGTGTTTGCGGTGCTGATCGTCGATTTCCAGGTGTATTTGAAGCAGCTGCATTCGCTGCAAATCTTCTCGTACCTGTTTATTGCAATCATGGCGCTGCTTGCCGTATCCCTGTTCAACTTCTTCTCGATGGTCGTTCATTACCATATGAAGACCTTCCAGCTGCTCAAAAACGCCGTGCTCATTACGATCGGCCGGCCGATCCGCTCGGTGTCGACTGCCGTCATGTGCGGGATTGTCGTTTATATCAGCTTCAGCTCGGCGAAGCTGATGTTCCTCGTGCCGTTCTTCACCGGAAGCATCGTGGCCGTAATCGCATTTTGGAATTTCTACGGCATTTATACGAAGCTCCAGCAGCAAATGGAGAAGGCGGCGCAGGAGGAAGAGACCGACGCGGCCGATCAGGCGCTGCTCGAAGGCGAAGTGGTAGGGGCGTCCAAGGAAGGTCAGCGCAGCGGTACCAATAAATAA
- a CDS encoding pyridoxamine 5'-phosphate oxidase family protein yields MEYHEGELAVQQRAGVQELAARMSGTLRETIPAVAAQFLREQNLLILGASGPDGRVWASAVEGVPGFVRAQDDRHVRVNAPSGQTCLIVPEPEIGGDIGMLALDFAARKRMRINGRIVSADDGGFTAVTGQVYANCPKYIQARRFERFSSAPDGAAPAPQRSSRLNGRQMREIARADTFFIATRHPQAGADASHRGGRPGFVRAIDECTLVFPDYPGNNMFNTLGNIEADPRAGLLFLNFENGDALQLTGEAAIEWDAPDIRHFPGADRLVRFRIGEAVQTDSAFRSRYRFEAYSPFNPAG; encoded by the coding sequence ATGGAGTACCATGAAGGTGAGCTGGCCGTCCAGCAGCGGGCCGGCGTTCAAGAGCTCGCCGCACGGATGAGCGGGACGCTGCGCGAAACGATCCCGGCGGTTGCGGCGCAATTTTTGCGCGAGCAGAACCTGCTCATTCTAGGCGCGTCCGGCCCGGATGGCCGCGTATGGGCGTCTGCAGTCGAAGGCGTCCCGGGCTTCGTCCGCGCGCAGGACGACCGGCATGTGCGTGTTAACGCGCCCAGCGGGCAGACGTGTCTCATAGTGCCGGAGCCGGAAATCGGCGGGGACATCGGGATGCTGGCACTCGATTTTGCCGCCCGCAAGCGAATGCGGATCAACGGCCGCATCGTCTCCGCCGATGACGGAGGGTTCACCGCTGTGACCGGGCAGGTTTATGCCAACTGCCCGAAATATATTCAAGCCCGCCGTTTCGAGCGCTTCTCGTCCGCTCCGGACGGCGCGGCTCCGGCACCGCAGCGTTCGTCCCGGCTGAACGGCCGCCAGATGCGGGAGATCGCCCGGGCGGATACGTTTTTTATCGCAACGCGGCATCCCCAAGCCGGCGCCGACGCTTCGCACCGCGGCGGTCGTCCCGGGTTCGTCCGGGCTATTGACGAATGCACGCTTGTTTTCCCGGATTATCCCGGAAACAACATGTTCAATACGCTCGGGAATATCGAAGCCGACCCGCGGGCAGGACTTTTGTTTCTTAATTTCGAGAACGGAGACGCCCTTCAGCTGACCGGCGAAGCGGCCATCGAGTGGGATGCTCCCGATATTCGTCATTTCCCGGGAGCGGACCGGCTGGTCCGGTTCCGTATAGGCGAAGCGGTGCAGACGGACTCGGCGTTCAGATCCCGGTACCGGTTCGAAGCTTATTCGCCATTCAATCCGGCGGGCTGA